A single Triticum dicoccoides isolate Atlit2015 ecotype Zavitan chromosome 2A, WEW_v2.0, whole genome shotgun sequence DNA region contains:
- the LOC119358457 gene encoding putative inactive disease susceptibility protein LOV1 yields MALEIGAAVLRAAVPSLGKLLMYEWGLDKAVKNGLRNLEGELMSMHAFLGDVSGIPPDHLESQEKIRAGQVRKLSHAIETRLHSFMACMESIKTKATLVSAPSKLIINHQMDNYIKETLIEVKRLRHQHGTYPSKSALESTSTHREGTRMFAMDIRESNPVGLDGGIADLTKMLSKGDHVSIVGMGGMGKTTLARALYDKMKEDFDCAAFVPIGVRVDTKKILTNIFDELHKEIYGHEPDQRQLTNQLQDFLVDKRCLIVIDDLWDEVTWNLVEGIFKSSAGSKIITTTRNLKVAEEVGGVYQIEPLCHEDSKKLLCAKVGVESHDTEFDIVSDKILRKCGGVPIAIAMIGSLLSKSKSKEWHREYESIGFDEHKEDGAFEHVRKVLSYSYYALPAYDIKKCFLYLSLFPEDHWIEKNMLIWRWVAEGLVPDGSFGTGEKYFIELLDRCMIQWAVSPRDVGQGGCRVHSLMLDLIRDLSSGEKENFSTVLGMKQESPSQTIHRLAIHQGQDQNTSQELELQVGEVLSFYASTCTGSSFPALRKLKRVRVIDLEGCDLSSGDCKLMHLGKLDGLEYIGLVGTPVAELPKKIGRLKLIQTLDVRATGMKVLPVFVEDLKKLRCLRAGKGTRMMGRIGELTSLEELWLHSVDESPDFAMELQKLKKMRVLVIHFDGMDNGMQEVLVVSLHELKSLQALQVWSDADDKFRLDCWEGSVPSPQLRQLLLFGIILPRPMPWIHKSCVPKLSKLLLQVEMLRTEDFKILGQMPSLRSLYLHSEDNSLSYIAEEDEFPELGYINTNIELICGKGGLPKIQELEIGGIRVGMDVGLQGNMPLLERATYHLDCLNCGPVEVQKAEEELKRASQAHPNRPSITIRRWNNVRSCNLHRSSSYK; encoded by the exons ATGGCGTTGGAGATCGGCGCAGCGGTGCTTCGTGCCGCTGTGCCCTCTCTTGGGAAGCTGCTCATGTACGAGTGGGGCCTGGACAAGGCTGTGAAGAACGGGCTGAGGAACCTCGAGGGCGAGCTGATGAGCATGCACGCTTTTCTTGGGGATGTCTCCGGCATCCCGCCGGACCATCTTGAATCCCAGGAGAAGATCCGGGCCGGCCAGGTCAGGAAGCTGTCTCATGCCATCGAGACACGCCTCCACTCCTTCATGGCTTGCATGGAGTCGATCAAGACCAAGGCCACCCTTGTTTCTGCACCGAGCAAGCTGATTATTAACCATCAGATGGACAACTACATCAAGGAAACACTTATCGAGGTTAAGAGGCTGCGTCACCAGCATGGTACGTATCCTTCTAAGAGTGCCCTGGAAAGTACTTCCACACACAGAGAAGGCACTCGTATGTTTGCCATGGACATCAGGGAGTCTAACCCTGTTGGCTTAGACGGCGGAATCGCCGACCTAACCAAGATGCTGTCCAAGGGCGACCATGTCTCCATTGTCGGGATGGGGGGCATGGGCAAGACCACTCTTGCTCGAGCACTTTATGACAAGATGAAAGAGGATTTTGATTGTGCAGCTTTTGTTCCCATCGGCGTGAGAGTTGACACGAAGAAGATTCTGACCAACATCTTCGATGAACTTCACAAAGAGATTTATGGTCACGAACCAGACCAGCGCCAGCTAACCAATCAGCTGCAAGATTTCCTCGTGGATAAGAG GTGTTTAATTGTCATCGATGATCTATGGGATGAGGTAACATGGAACCTTGTTGAAGGTATTTTTAAGAGTAGTGCTGGAAGTAAAATCATCACCACAACTCGTAACCTGAAAGTTGCTGAAGAAGTTGGTGGTGTTTACCAGATAGAACCATTATGCCATGAGGACTCAAAAAAGTTACTCTGTGCTAAAGTTGGGGTTGAAAGCCATGATACCGAATTTGACATAGTGTCAGATAAAATTTTGCGTAAATGTGGTGGAGTGCCAATAGCTATCGCTATGATAGGTAGCTTGCTTTCTAAGAGTAAAAGCAAGGAGTGGCATAGGGAGTATGAGTCAATTGGTTTTGATGAGCACAAGGAGGATGGGGCTTTCGAGCACGTAAGGAAGGTGTTGTCTTATAGCTATTATGCTCTACCCGCCTATGATATCAAGAAATGCTTTCTTTACCTAAGCCTGTTCCCGGAAGACCACTGGATCGAGAAGAATATGTTGATATGGAGGTGGGTGGCAGAGGGCCTTGTTCCTGATGGGTCATTTGGGACTGGTGAGAAGTATTTCATCGAGCTACTAGATAGGTGCATGATCCAGTGGGCGGTGAGCCCTCGTGACGTGGGCCAAGGGGGTTGTCGGGTTCACAGTTTGATGCTTGACCTCATCCGTGACCTTTCAAGTGGTGAGAAAGAGAATTTCTCCACTGTGCTCGGCATGAAGCAGGAGAGCCCATCTCAAACCATACATAGATTAGCCATCCACCAGGGCCAAGACCAAAACACTAGCCAGGAACTGGAACTGCAAGTCGGGGAGGTGCTGTCATTTTATGCCAGCACGTGTACCGGTAGTAGCTTTCCGGCACTGCGGAAGTTGAAGCGCGTGCGAGTAATAGATCTGGAGGGCTGTGATTTATCCTCCGGAGATTGCAAACTGATGCACCTCGGCAAGTTGGATGGGCTGGAGTACATTGGGCTTGTGGGCACGCCTGTAGCTGAGCTCCCCAAGAAGATAGGACGCCTCAAGCTCATACAGACCCTCGACGTGAGGGCGACCGGCATGAAAGTGCTACCGGTGTTCGTCGAGGATCTAAAGAAGCTGAGGTGCCTGCGTGCTGGCAAGGGCACGAGGATGATGGGCCGGATAGGGGAGCTGACGTCCCTGGAAGAGCTGTGGCTGCACTCGGTGGACGAGTCCCCGGACTTCGCTATGGAACTCCAGAAGCTGAAGAAGATGAGAGTGCTGGTAATCCATTTCGATGGGATGGACAACGGCATGCAAGAGGTGCTAGTGGTGTCTCTGCATGAACTAAAGAGCCTTCAGGCCCTGCAGGTCTGGTCTGATGCAGATGATAAGTTCCGCCTGGACTGCTGGGAAGGCAGCGTGCCCTCCCCGCAGCTCCGCCAGCTGCTGCTGTTCGGGATCATCCTACCCAGGCCGATGCCGTGGATCCACAAATCGTGTGTCCCCAAACTCTCCAAACTGTTGCTGCAGGTGGAGATGTTGAGGACGGAGGACTTCAAGATCCTCGGGCAAATGCCGTCGCTCCGCTCCCTCTACCTGCACAGCGAGGACAACAGCCTGTCCTACATCGCCGAAGAGGACGAGTTCCCTGAGTTGGGATACATCAACACGAACATAGAGCTGATATGTGGAAAAGGTGGGCTGCCAAAGATCCAGGAGCTTGAGATTGGTGGCATCAGGGTAGGCATGGACGTTGGTCTGCAGGGGAACATGCCTCTGCTCGAGAGGGCAACCTACCACCTCGACTGCTTGAACTGCGGCCCCGTGGAGGTGCAGAAGGCAGAGGAAGAGCTAAAGCGGGCGAGCCAAGCCCACCCCAATCGCCCCTCCATCACCATCAGGAGATGGAACAACGTACGTTCTTGCAACTTGCATCGCTCATCTTCCTATAAATAA